In Lysinibacillus sp. 2017, the DNA window TAAATTCCCCTCCCTATTTATAAAATTAATTAATCAATTTTATAGAGCTTATTAGTTATACGGAAAATAATGTAAAAAGTTTCAATTTTCTGAATTTGAAACCTTGATAGCATTTTTAGAATAACGAAACACTTGCAAAGAGCTGTTTGAGAATCAAAAACAGCTAATACAACGAAATGTACTAGCTGCTGGGCTGAACGCTCCCTAAGTGTCATTTGGGAACGTTTATTAGGTTTATTTTGTATACTTTATAAATCTTTAATGATATAAGGTAATCTTGAATTTAATGAAAATAGAGACCCTAATAAAAATTCTGTTGGTTATGACCCAAAGTTACCAAATATCATCATAGCAATACTGAATATAATAACGACTCCTAATCCTAAAATACCGACTGATGAGGCAACTAAAGTGATTACTTTTAAAGGCCCTTTCATGCTAAATAGTGCCGTAAAAAATGAACCAAGTAATAATATGATTATTAACACTATATCCCATGAGTCAGGTAAGGGGTTCAAAACTTGCGGGAAAATAAAACCTAAAACAATAAACATAACCAACAATACCAATGAAATCAGACTTAAATATCTTCTCATTACCTCAACCTCACTTTAACTGCCTTTTGATTGAATAAAACTTTTAACGATACGGTACTATATATAGACGTTTATAAGACATTCATTCCCTAAGTTTCATTTGGGAACGTTATTTGTATAGAGGTGTATTTAAAAATCGCTTAATTTAAACATCGTGTTCAAATTTGGCAAAGTAAAATATCCATTTTTTCGAAACGAGATAAGTATCTAATTCACCTTGAGTTGCTCGTTCGACTGGTGGATTAATAATTTTAAAGCCTTGCGAATTTTCAATTTTAGAATGAGTACTACTAAGATATTCATATTCCACAATTTCAGCTTTAATCGCCGAAATTGGATAGCCCATCAAAAATACATGCGTGCGAATTGCCATTTCAGGTGTAGCGTGAGAACCTAAAATTAAACCAATGAATATTAAAAGAAAAGATATTTTTATAATTTTCACTATGTACCTCCTGTAAGGTAGTTGTTGTATTCAATATTCTATAAAAACATAGTTATCCCCTCTAAAAACATTCCCAAACCAGTGTTTGGTAACATTTGTGCAACTTAAATCATTTCAATTGGTGGAGTGTATTGAAATTGTAATTTGAATGAATAAGAGAACGGGTTTGTATTGTAAATTAGTTTCTTCTGATTTAAACCTTACACCAACTGT includes these proteins:
- a CDS encoding histidine kinase yields the protein MRRYLSLISLVLLVMFIVLGFIFPQVLNPLPDSWDIVLIIILLLGSFFTALFSMKGPLKVITLVASSVGILGLGVVIIFSIAMMIFGNFGS